One Echeneis naucrates chromosome 16, fEcheNa1.1, whole genome shotgun sequence genomic window, CATTCACTCAAATTGTTCTGCCACAACTCAGCTCCGGTCCAAATCAAAGCCTCTTAATGATCCCATTATGTTGAAGCTGAATTTGTACTGTTTTCTTCAGGAAGCTTTTGGCACATTTGATTAGGAGAttagatgaaaacagaaaattggtagaaataaaaaaagagaaaagcagcttTGCAGGGTGTTTACCGATTTCTATTGAGTCCACTGACAGAGGGCAGGGTGTGTGGTCGACATCTTCAAGTACTACTTCACAGTCACACAGGACTGGAGCTCTGATCTACTTAGATCAGTGGACTGACAAAAAATCTTTTCTGAGGACCCATATTTTAAAGCTGGTATGTGCACTAACCTGCATTGAGTCATGAGCCTGTATTATGTCATGATAAAGGAATTTCAAAGGGGCAGGACAGCATGTTAGAACGAGCCTCTAACACCAGAGCTGTCATTAGAATAAAGCACCAAATCACCACTTTttccagaatcatttggaaacttGTGTCAGCCTTCCCATGACCCGGTGGCACTGGGTCTTGACTCACTCCCTGGTTTGATTATTTGACCTCAATTTGCACTTCACATTCACAGCAAAAAGACCTTCACAGAAAGTCTGTTTGCAAAGCAGCGCAGTGATTTCCAAGGCCCTCAACGTGGAACaccatggaaaaataaattgagtcaaaatctaaaaaaattaaactgtgtTGTTTTACTAGTAAAGTATAGTGTCAAGGAAATATAAGTGAATCTTTGTcattaaattgaatttaaaataagttCTGATCACTTCATTTAAGTTTTAATTATGAACAAATGCAATCTATTTTAACTAATAAAACACAAGCCGGCCCTGCCAATGAGAAAGTTTATACACCCCTCACCCCATCAACGAATTTGAATTAggaacaaaatcaaatcaaatttatttatgtcGCGCCTGTAGGGGAGTGACACCgtccagaggccttgtctctgttaGGCACCAGTACAGGTCATGGTGACATGGCTCTCATATTGATGCCTGAACAGGGACGAGGCCcttcaaatcataacaaagttacatcaaggcattttacacaGGTCAAGACCTAACTCTTTATGCAGTTCTTAATGCAGTtcttaaagagacccaacaaatcccaaGCAAGAGTCCAGTCAATGAAACCAGATTGTAGGTCTCTGTTTGGAGTTCAACTCTGATACATGGAATTCTCAGAGGAACTTTTTGCTCTCTCCCTCGAGCCAAACGAAAATCAGTGAACTGACCATGAAGAAGCAAGACGTTCCTTGAAATTGTCACCAAATGCATGAAGGAGTTTGTTGGGTCTCAATTCTATAAAGAATCTAAAATGCCTTGAAGTAACTTtatttatgatttggtgctgtatCAATAAAATTTGATGTGATTTGAAGACTCCTCAGGAGCCTGCTGAGCAGGAATAGCAGGATACAAACATTATGGCTGAGGAGGCCACAATGTCAGCCAGGGTAGGAACTTTTTTCATCAGCCAAACCACCTAGGTGATTTTAAGCTAAATCCTTTTATTCTTAATGCATGCAAGGAACATGACACTTGCCAGACATTTGTAAGAACTAAAGTGACTTAGCTGTTTGAATTAAGATATTGTTGCTGAAATGGTTGATTTTAGGTGATGAAATATTTGGCCACATGAGGGTGCTCTGCCCCTTTGCCAACTCCATGTTGTCTAGTAACTTCTTCGTTTTTCAAGTACCCAGTTTACGTACCTTTTTCATTATCCTAGAAATGAACAGCCATCTCACATAGTATTTGAATACAAAATTTTGATTCTCTGCTGTCATGTATTAAATCATTGGGCACCAGACAAGCAACAAGCTGGCATACATGTAATGTACAGTAAATAATGTCTCACTGTGTCTCAGGGTTCACTGCAGTCCCTTGAATTATGTCTCgtattttctgtgtgtctgcctgcagtGCTTCATTATGACAGTCAATCTTCAAAGCAGCTTGGAAGTCTTGTAGTCCTAAGAAAACATATCACAAATGCATCAGCTGACCAGTGAGCTGTTCAGCCCTTTGGACAGCATCTTgagaaaaatatcacagtaaTGTATTCTTACTTTTACATTTGACACAAATCAAAACGTATggatagtttgtttttgtgcgcGTACTATTAAACTCTGACCTTCTGCGTAGAGCTGCAGCTGGCAGAAAGCGGATCCTCGACGGACATGGGCTCTGGCTCTGGCAGCCTGATTAGCAGCAACTGGTGGAGTCAGCAGATCAAGTGCCTGCAGGAAAGCATCAGGCAATGTTTACTGCTATTTTATATAGAAGCATTATCACCATTTGCTTAAGCCTTTATTGTAGCTAACTCACAAACTGAAGTGTACTGCACTCCTGTCAAAGACTGAATTGTCTTGTTTTTGAGGGAAGAAGGAACTGGGCTTGTGTGTAatacagggttagggttagaaggGTAAGAATTAAtttacagaaaagaaatgtacaATTGGAGGGTTCtaaaaatcagaaaacaaagggaagactacaaaataaaagaattctTTActccaaatcaaagtgaaatacagaaaaatacacagacacacagggcaGGCAAGGGGAACTAAGGTGAAACCCATTTAGATACACCTTATATGGTTGGCCTATATGCATGTATTTGGACTGCGTAAAGAAGGTATTGTACCAGGACAAGAACTTCCTAAGCAGATACATACTCAAATAGATACAAACTGCTGACCACTGTACATAATCAAATGTTGAttgttaaaatcattaaaattgaGTACAGACCTGAGAGGAATCCTCAATGGCCTTGTGAAGATTTCTCAGCTTCAGGTGGCAAGCAGCTCTGTTTGAATACAGAGCTGGCATCTTTCTGTTGAGCTGGATAGCCAAGTTGTATGCATTCACTGCACTCAGGTAGTCTCCTATCGCAAAATATTTGCTGAAAGAGTTGAATTAGTTAGTCTATACATTaggaaaaaaagtttgaaaagaaGCTTCACTTACTCTCCTTTGTCTTTTAACCAGTCGGGGTTCATGTTCTCCTCCTTCTGGTCCTTAAGCATTTCAACATTTGCATTCACAGCACGCCTGGCCTCAGCTTGTTTGTATAACCACTAATTGATTAAAACATAAACAGTGTGAACGTAACTGCACTCACAAAGCACATAACACATTCAAGCTGATAATAATAGTAGATGACAGAGAGCGCTTATTTTCATATCTCAGAAATATCTTCATTAAATGAAGAGGCTGGCATCACTTGCAGAATATGTTGGAGGCATCAAAATGAAAGGATGCTTGTTATGTTTTCATAGTTCTAAACATGTGTTTTTCGTACTTTTgaagtgtttttcagtgttgtggTAGCACAGCGCCAtagtggttaacactgttgTCTCACAACAAGGTGTTCAGGTCCCAGGCCTGGGTCTTTTCTGTGgagagtttggatgttctcctcgtgcttgcatgggtttcctcccaccgtccaaagacatgcatgttttagTTGATTGGTAACTATAAATTGCTGGTAGttcagagtgtgagtggttttttcgtctttgtctgtctctatttgttggccctgcaatggactggtgacttgtgAGGGTGTACCTCAtccaatatgagctgggattggctccacagataagcggtagaagatgaatgattgaatttTCATAGGCTGATGTTGACCTTTTCAGGGTTAACAAGTCATAATTGACTCAATTATGAGCAATTATGTTGTGAATTTTGAATGCAATCTCTCTCTGCTTGTACTTTAAActaattagattagattagatttcctttattgtcccacaatggggaaattcacattgtttaaGCAGCCAGATTTTTAACTtcagagatagagagaacaaATGACTGCTCCTTTGGGGTTTGCAGATGTCAGAAAAGGAGTGTAACAACTctcacctcttcttcctcctgcacCCTTGACTCCCTAAGGGCTGTTGGGAAAACCCGTGGGGTAAATGTAACTTGAATGTTTCCACTGGTTCTTGGAGCAGgcaggtcaggtttttttttcttgaactcTCTTTCACTGGTTTTTCTATCTAAATAGAATGACAAACAGGAATATGTTCATTAACACACTctaaacaagaaacaagaaaattagGGAATTCGGTAATAGAGGAAATTGCAAACCCAGTTTGACTTCTATGGTGTCTGAACGCTCTTGCTTCTCTGTCTTggcttgtggtttgttttggttttctctcTGACTGTGGAGTTTTActtgttcttcttctgctttttgtcTCCGTCTCAGTTGCCATGCATCCAGCTCGGCTGTGATTCTCTTTCGCTCGGCGTCCTTCATTTTCTGGATgctgtctctttcctctttttcgagctgagaagaaggaaacatacTATATAGGAAGTCCTCAAAGATTTTCAGAGCAGTTTTGGCCACCTGCTGATGTTAAAGTGAAGATGATACCTTCATCATTGTCTCCAGTGCATATTTTTTCTCTGTGCGTTGTTTCTCTCCCTTTGATTTGGACTCTGAAGAAAGCTTTTCCTGGTATTTCAAAAGAGCCCTCTTTCTGATTTccttcttattttctttgtcatctgAAACACATTGATTCATAAGGTTGTTGTTTTGAGATTTTACATAATTTTGTATCATTGATTTTAAAAGTTCAAGTATTGATTTAAGTAAATAATCTAATTGACTATTTAAGTTAatcagatataaaaaaatattgcctCAGAACATGCGTTTGCTTCTGAGCTTAGACTTCAGTGATTCTGTATATCACGCTAAGTGTCAGTACCACTGTACGCAATGTCTAGACAAAGATATTGTGTtggaaatatccatccatctattatCTCCTCTCCTTATCTGTCAGGGTTGAAGGGGACCTGGAGCCAACCACAGCTAACATTGGATGAGAGCAGGATATGGCTTggtggacaggttgccagtctattgCAGAGCCGACTTATTAAGACAGAATCATGAACACATTTTTTAGGAAGCATAACCTAAATATCTTCGGGCTGTGGGAAGGTGCCAGAGTTAATGGAGacacaaactccacagagaaatgccCTGGGACAGATTTTAAATCTAAAAGAGAGGCCACAAAAATTAATTGTAAAGCTGACCATCTGGGTGGGGTGATGACTACTATGTGGTGAGAACAATTAATCAGTTATAGGGCATCCTGCTGAAAATTGTTCTCTCTCTATGTGTGCTGGCTCAGTTATGGAACGGTTCTGAAACCTTATTCCTTGAGGCCTAAATCTGGCCATGGTTTGGAGGAAAAGAGTCCCAGCCTTGTTGAAGTGACTAATCCATCATCAACCCTTGTTGCATTCTGCATCTGGCTGACACAGTTGCCATTGACTGCTAGCCAAGGATTGCCCTTCTGGCCCAGCAATGGgattaaataaacaattaattTGAGTCATGAGGCAATAGGTTTAGCTGCTATAGTGGCCAGTGTGTGTAGTTTAGTTGTAAACCCTAAAGAAGTGGTATCAACCCTATCATCAAATCATTAGTTCGGTCTGGATTGCTACCAATTAAGGTGCAACTATAAATCACATCTCTAATGGATTTCCTTTCCATTTGACACATACTGGTGCAACAACACATTATGGTATGAAAACCAGATGAGTGGAGCTCCGCTACATCCTCCATAATGTGTTAAAGTCATCATGATCACAAGGGgaaaattgtattatttttttttttttttggggggggggggcagacagacagtgtaGACTGTGCATGCAAGTAAATTACTGCTTATTTTGAAGGTTTATTGCTGCAGCCACTTTTGTCGTAAAAGCCATATACATGTATTTTATGTGTGCatgaaaaaacaaccaaagatTGCATATGTTTTTAGAGTTAGGGCCTATaggtttctgtgtatgtgttttcagAGATTTAGTTTAGCACAAATACTACACAGGGTCAtatcaaatgttttcaaatgaatgGTCACAAGAAagaaggatgaagatgaagtgaatatagatagatagatagatagatagatggatagatactttatttatcccagactgggaaattgcagtgtaacagcagcattacacatagggaataaaatatataacatgaatgcatctgggtgttcagtcagtagtttggcagcggtggagctgatgacttcacaggctaccgctgcatcagctgacggggggatgcaaacagtgataacaatgtatatatatgaatatgCTTACAATTACAATTTCGTGGTACAAATTTGGACAGGGTACAGCTCCTATATTTAAtgagatcaaatcaaattcagaGAGATTTTATATTACAGCAAGGATAACAAAACTGATATCATTAACTCTGCTCTAGTGACCCATGGCCACAAGATCGGCCAGATGCACTTACCTGTAGGTATCATCAAATGTTCCCAAATTCTGTTGGTTCTCTTTGGCAAAGTGATGACTGCAACTCCGTTTCCAATCTTTGCTGAGCTTCTGTCATCATGGACAGGTTCAACCAGGAAGGCCTCAAACAGATACGGAGGGTAATGCACCTGTGGACAAAAcggttttcttttgttttacactttttttttttttttttgctgcgttTTGCACTGTACATGTTTGGTTTCGTTTTGTTCtgtatttgtaaataaaaaatcaggTCCAGTGAAAAGTGACTTTACCTTGAGGTATTCGTCTGTGGAGACGATGTCCACTGTAGCAGCCTTCGCTCCTTTTAAAGGGACATGTATGTAAACCGTGGACTCCGTCTGTGTCCACGAGTAGTCGGTCACTAGCAAAGGCATTTTTGTCAAAGCTACACCAACCCCCTCGTTTGTGATTGTGAGAGCGGGCACTCTGCTTCCCTTgttcaagtaaaataaaatgaaaaaacatcGACGCAGTCTGGGTCAAAATGCGAAAAAGCGCGAGCGACACATTCTCTTTCTAGGGCTGTGTGGCGTGGTGTTGCTATGGTGACTTGCCAGGCAACGCGTTGCCTTCatgttttttggaaaaaaatgaattgagGCTCGTAAACTAAAGTGCAATATAATACAATGTACCACTAACAGCGATAAGCGGAAACACAAGCGATAAGACTGCTCCACGTTGTCCCAGCTGCTCCAATTCACGTTACGCGTCCAATGCAGCTCCTGTTGGCTCCCCACACAGGGCAGGATGTCTTCTGACTGTGACCAAAGAGCAGTCGAGACACATCTGCACCTGCCTGTCCACTGCAACCTAAATGGAAATATAAGAAACCAATATTTCACACAGGTAACAGAAATTTTACCAGAACTCATTCATGTGAGTGACGCAGAGAAAATCCCAGCTCTGCTTTGAGTGAGGGAGGGCTGCCTTAGACAGGCAGCAGAATATGTACCAGCTTTCCAGGACCTCCACAGCTCTGTTGGAGAACagtaacatttttcattattcatgcATATTTCATATCTTATATTAGTTGAATGGGTGCAAAGCCGTAGCTTAGCCGACTGCATTCTGGTTAAAGTGACAAcaaaattaacaataataaaaataataaaaaaaaaaaaaaaaaagcaaaaaacaaatcaatcagaAGCTGAAACATCAAGCCCTGAAACTGACATATTTGCAATTATTGAAGTTGCCAGTGGAGTGGcaaacattactgatttaacTGCCTGTTGTGGTTTAGTTATGTAACTGAGGAACTATTACTTTTTATGTGTTCTTTAGCCTTTATGTGAGCCAGTTCAAAATACCATTCAAAGCTTCTGCGCATGGTCTTCCTTCATGGGAGAAATTGCTCACTTATCATTGTACAAATAGATAAACTGTCAATTTAGCAAAGAAAGctctaaaaataataaatgaatgaagttaTTCTTAGAAATGACCACctacatttaaagtttttttgtatttcaaaaCCTAATGGCGACCAAAAAAGCTTCATCACAATTATTGTACTCGTGTCTTTTCTTTAGACCTCATAATCAACATCAGGGATAATTTTGTCATATAACAGAGATATATACAAGGTCAGCGATAGTACAAAagtcaatttcatttttttatggaTACTCTGTTGTGAAATCTGTCCATGCTCTCGTGTCTCCTGGATTCTATTATTAACTCCAACATAATATAAAATTTCTTCTGAAGTGTTGCACATGTTGTTCTTGGCAGGCCTTTAATAATGCACCTTATCTCGAAGAACAGTTTGAGTCATGTGAGCCAAACTGTCATAAACCGAGATAAGCAACTTACTGTTTCTGTAGCCTTGCATTCTTCAGAGTTTTACAGTGCATTTAACATTTACACGTCGATCTCATAAGTGCGTAAACATCACacagtgttttttattgtaGCCTTGAggccagaaaaataaagttaactTTTATATACCTCTGTGTCTTCCTCACTgtcacaacagcaaaaatacTATTTAAGGCATTAAGTGGGATAGTAGTAACATCTGATGTTCAGTTTTCTTGTAAATTCACAACTTAATACCAATGGGAATGAAGCCATTCAACTTCTATGCCATGAGTAAGCATCCATAATCTTTACTACTACTATGGCATATTTTGTCTGTGTACAGTAAGTTGTAGTGTCACGCTGTAAAAGAGTGGGCTTTTTTTCTATACTGGCAGATATAACGCTACAATAAAAagatctgaaatgaaatgaagatttcttttatttgacattttcagtcttttaccttttttgttcttttttttttacatttgcttttGCTGGACATAAACTGAGGACAGttttaaaacaatgtttaaGCATAATCAGTTGTaatttccatgtttttaaaGATTATGTGGACTCCAATCAGGGAGAACTATCACCTCTGTCCATACTATAAAACAAGTTAAAgctccttttccctttttttactACACAAATGTAGAACTGTTTTGCCAATTAAGGGaaaatttatattaataaatgGCAACAGGACTACACTTAAATTTACAtctacatttgcatttattaatcTGGCATGTTGACCCAAAGCAACTTACATATAAGGGACACCACCAAAGCTTCAGGGTAGTAGGAGTCCTTATTTTAAGTTCTAAAGGCTAGCTGAGAGTCTAGATGAGACATGACCATGACCTGCACGAAGAGCTGAGTATTGAGAGTCTGGTCaagtctgattttttttaagttgcataGAGCAAAGCAGCATGGCCATGATATAGACACAACATGCTCACTGGTGTTGTTGCAAAAGGTGAAAAAGCTTCCACATATGGCTGCATATAGTTAAAATTGTGACTATGTTTGCAACCAGTTGAGAAATAGTTATGTATTTATAAATCTGGATACTGGAGCAGTTGTTAAGAGTTATGCTTCAGGCCATTTTCGAAATACATTTGTACATTCAGTATCAATTCTCCTGTTCGCGCTGGTTTGGTTTCGATTCAATCTTGAGATAAGTATCTTCCATCCAAGTATCTGCCAAATGCCCCACCACGTTGAATAACTTCTTACTGACTAATGTTTTACTGACTAATCTTTTCGATGCTCGCCATCTTTAAGATGACTGAGTTGAATAGCAAAGCGTTTGACTGCGTGCTGTGCTACCTGATAGTGTTAAAGGCCAGACAATTATTTAGTTAATCACCACTTCTCTCTCCTCTAATGACTTATAGCTGTGTGACTCTAAAATTACGCTCATAAAATTGCAAGGATCACGGCAAACTGCTCTTCGGTTCAAATGTAAAAGGTTGTGAAATATAACCCGATACGGTTTGACAAGTGAGAGATATGGTTGCGTCGGTAGCAGCCTCCTGAATCGATACCTATCAACAATGAATCCATAGATGAATCGATTGTAGAGCCATCGCGAGACTAGCAATTGGGCTTTATAGTTTGCGTCTCTAAAACAACGCGAGAGCCGCGGCTGCACGCAAAACGACTCTCGCGCATGCTCCGTAGCTGACATTACCATGACAGACAACAACGCCAGCGTTCGTAACTGCTGCTTCCACTTTTCTACGGAGCCCCTAAAGTCCCAAAACTTGTTCcaacaaaatattaacttgtACGCACAAGATAATAACTTGTGTGCGCaagactgaaacaaaacaaaacaaacaacaacaacaacaacaacaacaaaaaaacacaaaaaaaaaaaaaaaaaaaaaactactactACTTTTGGGACTTTAGGGGCTCCGTTGTTTTCAGTTAGTAACATGTTTACATTGAAATGTTGCACCTTTATTACCTACCTGAAGTGTGCAAACACTGCTCAGGCTGAAATGTTGCACTTTTACAACTTTTGCCTACCACcaacaaaatgattttgattttgattttgttgtttcttttctttattttatttttgccagtgCTATACCGCAACACATGTTTAAAAATGCTGTAAGAATGTAACTTTTCTAGAACTGGCTTCTGTATTTTATCATGTAAGATTATAATACATCCACATAGTAGAATCAAATCGAATCAGATCGTATTgaattgttctttgttgttcttACACTGTCTCAAATCGTTCtgtatgaaaaatatattgtttttgaaTCCTATCGTGACCCATCTATCTAGATGCATATCGTCTATCACAGAGATGTGCAAAAATAGCCAAAGTATGCAAATGAAACTTTTAACTTGAATCAATGTAGCTTCCCTTTATCCGTGTTCAACAGTCCTTTTATGTATGACGACTACACAAACATTCCAAATCTTTTGCTCTTGCCTGGTGCTGTGTCTAACAAACACGAGACTGAGAAGAGCACATTTAAGATGTAATATAAAACTAAAGTAGATACTGAACTTGCCAGACAACTtgccataaaaaaataagaataaaagtaaaaatacaatttgtatgtgttaaacatttcattgtaaCAATATTGGCATTTAGAATCAAGAATTCATGTGTGGATAGATTATTCACAGTACTCCTTCTTTACACTATGCTAAACCAATATAGGCAATGTATAAAGCAAATGAAACCACAGCAGAAAAGCTATATTCAGCTTTATTTATGTGTATCTTGAGAGCAATGTGATGTTATgcatcaataaaaaaagaaaagagtccaAAGCAAACAGCTGTTGGCTCCAGCTGTAAAGTCACAATACAAGCACGAGGCTGGCGTAGTTCTCAGCTATCTCTCCACAAGAGGGACAAGGAGCCTATTACCTATAATGTCAAgctgttctataatgtgtggGTTCCCTTTATTACAAAGATTTACTTTTCAAATATCTCAGTGGTAAAATGTTGAAAGTTGTTTCTTTTGGATGAAAAGGGAAACTCTACATTTTGAtacactgattttaaaaaaaatgaataattcctATAATTCTTCCTGATTAACTTCAAAACCCTTGCTTATACAatcttgtcttttttatatGGCATATGTATGCCTTACATTATACATATAACATTTGCAAGGGACTCTGAATTTCAAAAGAATATTTTCAGTGGTTTTGCCCTTAGTTCTGGGCTGCAGCATATGCAAGTCAGAGGTTAAGTTATAGGGCAATAATTGCCAGCATGACTAAGAAGTCTACGTAGGTAATTACTGTCTTGCTGTTAATTTATCATCTGCAACAGTGAATGGGAGGGGAGATGCTACATAAGGCTACATATAAAGGCGCACCTTTCACCGTTTGTCCATCTGTGTGGGGCTTCTGTATAGGCAGGCAACATGGGGAAAGGGTTCTACATTAGTAAACCTCTTGGGGTTGTGGCTATCATTCTGTGTGCAGGGGCTCTGGCAACTATCATAGCCCTGTCTGTTGTTTATTCACaggaaaaagctaaaaataaaaatgaaatttcacCAACGGATGGAGGAGCAACATCTAAACCCACAGTTACGACTGCTGCCCCATCAAATGAACCATGGGACAAATATCGGCTCCCCAAGAGCCTGACACCGGAATACTATAACGTCATCCTCTGGCCACGACTAACTCTAAACATGACGACTGGACTCTATATCTTCACTGGTGAGGCTTGATGAGTATAACATGCATCACTGATTATTGagaatttctttaaaacaggtgttaattctgaaaataaaaagttactTAAATTCCAAAATCTGAAATATATCATGATAGACCCAGGTCTTGGCTGTTCAGCAATGTACTGtgtattgtgtatatttttcataaaatagatttttttcactttcttcagTTATTACCTTGTTTTTGTCAACACCGTCAGACACAATAAAAGGgaaataactttttatttattcggTCTAATATgtatttagaattttaaaacTATTATCTGGTGTCCTTAGTACACATATATACTATTAAATGTTGAATATTCacttttgttaatttttttatatcGTCCTGTAAAAGATCCAACATCAGACAACATTTACTTACTAAAGTGACGGTGTTGATATGTTATGGCTGTGACA contains:
- the dnaaf4 gene encoding dynein axonemal assembly factor 4; this translates as MPLLVTDYSWTQTESTVYIHVPLKGAKAATVDIVSTDEYLKVHYPPYLFEAFLVEPVHDDRSSAKIGNGVAVITLPKRTNRIWEHLMIPTDDKENKKEIRKRALLKYQEKLSSESKSKGEKQRTEKKYALETMMKLEKEERDSIQKMKDAERKRITAELDAWQLRRRQKAEEEQVKLHSQRENQNKPQAKTEKQEQFKKKKPDLPAPRTSGNIQVTFTPRVFPTALRESRVQEEEEWLYKQAEARRAVNANVEMLKDQKEENMNPDWLKDKGDKYFAIGDYLSAVNAYNLAIQLNRKMPALYSNRAACHLKLRNLHKAIEDSSQALDLLTPPVAANQAARARAHVRRGSAFCQLQLYAEGLQDFQAALKIDCHNEALQADTQKIRDIIQGTAVNPETQ